The proteins below are encoded in one region of Sulfolobus sp. A20:
- a CDS encoding glutamate synthase-related protein, which translates to MLIYDKYIPVPRQINEEFWTVEKIDHIRNLSLTGKPYKIFTQDSNSLRILDKVRFKLDKSPALSESPKAKLDFEFSGIHMKSPLYLGDMSYGALSGNPNIAIAKAADMTETLAGTGEGGLHPEVARYKRIFVQWASARFGVDIRVLTAGSGVVIKIGQGAKPGIGGHLPGNKVTEPISMTRRIPIGIDAVSPAPHHDIYSIEDLGQRIEALKEATGKPVFVKVAATNYIPYVVSGIARMGADGVIIDGHGAGTGATPVVIRDNVGIPIELAVSSADTILRREGLREKFTIIAAGRVSSATDAAKLIALGADLVSVGTAALVAMGCVMVHKCHIGSCPTGLTSKIDGTRIFNIEFGVKTLINFINGFSLELANILDNLGLESIKDLRGRRDLLYGYGLTNDTLQILGIEGTEEDLNPKMGELWNKRIISYMHELMTKANPVITSMGSTAPPDVERPARIVDWLRSDGAQVTRPSIDPYREDIDTSFYLKGGELYLSLPIIFDITEASSEYKDAFAWSALALSSAVFDYVTIDKYSEVFISNDGKGIAKWNKGEPEDDSYLLIPSDKNVIDDVIGIGVPGFIIDEDLGSDDLEIVVSDLDTKLREAGIRNNYDILAKSSRLRHSADAFKMVLLGADSVIMPYFVLEKAIGEGNKSNLEEKAFSLISGMKKEIALLAGAAGVYSVQSTLTGNRELLRSINLNSIIRNELRIKSAGEL; encoded by the coding sequence TTGCTCATATACGATAAGTACATACCAGTTCCTAGGCAGATAAATGAGGAATTTTGGACAGTAGAAAAGATAGACCATATTAGGAATTTATCGTTGACTGGAAAGCCGTATAAAATATTTACTCAAGACTCTAACTCATTGAGAATCTTAGATAAAGTAAGGTTCAAGCTGGATAAGTCTCCTGCTTTATCAGAAAGTCCAAAGGCTAAGTTAGACTTCGAATTCTCTGGAATACATATGAAGTCTCCCTTATATCTAGGTGACATGTCCTATGGAGCCTTAAGTGGTAATCCAAATATTGCCATAGCAAAGGCAGCAGATATGACTGAGACATTAGCCGGTACTGGAGAGGGAGGTTTACATCCAGAGGTAGCTAGGTATAAAAGAATTTTCGTGCAATGGGCTTCAGCCAGATTTGGAGTGGATATAAGAGTATTGACTGCTGGTTCTGGTGTGGTGATAAAAATTGGTCAAGGAGCTAAACCTGGTATTGGTGGTCATTTACCCGGTAATAAGGTTACTGAACCAATCTCTATGACGCGTAGAATTCCAATAGGTATTGATGCAGTTTCACCAGCTCCTCATCATGATATTTACTCTATTGAAGATTTGGGGCAAAGAATAGAGGCTTTGAAGGAGGCTACTGGAAAGCCAGTTTTTGTAAAAGTTGCTGCAACTAATTATATTCCTTACGTTGTCTCTGGTATTGCTAGAATGGGGGCTGATGGAGTAATAATAGATGGGCACGGAGCTGGAACAGGAGCTACTCCGGTGGTAATAAGGGATAACGTAGGAATACCCATCGAGCTTGCTGTGTCATCAGCAGACACTATTTTAAGACGTGAAGGACTCAGAGAGAAGTTTACAATTATAGCAGCGGGTAGGGTTTCGTCAGCTACTGATGCTGCTAAATTGATAGCACTAGGAGCTGATCTGGTGAGTGTAGGAACAGCGGCCTTAGTAGCAATGGGTTGCGTTATGGTTCACAAATGTCACATTGGGTCATGTCCAACTGGTTTAACTTCAAAGATTGATGGAACAAGGATTTTCAATATTGAATTTGGCGTTAAAACCCTTATTAACTTTATCAATGGATTTTCATTAGAATTGGCTAATATTCTTGATAATTTAGGGTTAGAATCTATCAAGGATCTTAGGGGAAGAAGAGATCTCCTATATGGTTATGGTTTAACTAATGATACTTTACAAATATTAGGTATTGAAGGTACTGAAGAAGACCTTAACCCCAAAATGGGCGAGTTATGGAATAAGAGAATAATCTCTTATATGCACGAGTTAATGACTAAGGCAAATCCAGTAATAACTAGTATGGGCAGCACTGCTCCTCCAGATGTTGAGAGACCTGCGAGGATAGTAGATTGGTTAAGATCTGATGGAGCTCAAGTTACTCGACCTTCCATTGATCCGTACAGAGAGGATATAGATACATCCTTTTATCTTAAAGGAGGAGAGCTATATCTCTCACTACCAATAATCTTTGATATTACAGAAGCATCAAGTGAATATAAAGATGCGTTTGCTTGGAGTGCTCTAGCCTTATCCTCTGCAGTTTTTGACTATGTTACAATCGATAAGTATTCTGAAGTTTTCATAAGCAATGATGGTAAGGGAATAGCTAAGTGGAATAAAGGAGAACCTGAAGATGACTCTTATTTGTTGATTCCCAGTGACAAAAATGTTATAGATGATGTGATAGGAATTGGTGTTCCCGGATTTATAATTGATGAGGATCTAGGGAGTGATGATCTAGAGATAGTAGTTAGTGATCTTGATACAAAATTAAGGGAAGCTGGAATTAGAAATAATTACGATATATTAGCTAAATCAAGTAGGCTTAGACATTCTGCTGATGCTTTTAAAATGGTTCTGTTAGGAGCTGACTCAGTCATAATGCCCTATTTTGTTTTAGAAAAAGCTATAGGAGAGGGTAATAAGAGCAATCTTGAGGAAAAGGCGTTCAGCTTAATAAGCGGGATGAAAAAAGAAATAGCCTTACTTGCTGGTGCAGCAGGGGTATATAGCGTTCAGTCTACATTGACGGGTAATAGAGAGCTACTTCGTTCAATAAATCTTAACTCGATAATAAGGAACGAGTTAAGGATTAAGTCTGCAGGTGAGTTATAA
- a CDS encoding ABC transporter permease has product MSTNGLDIMWLAYKGLVSRKAIAILAIIAVLIGVASVTTLVAFTQGVSQSILSIVESLGPNTILIFSGRGEGLTQATVATLESLPGVSAVYPVVSGFGTIDVEGQSMGVSIIGINNLSPILGQVILEDGTTYPPVTTPEAVIGSEVANPLPGVYFSPGSTITVEISRGYSVPLQVVGVLSPSGANPLSDSSTTIFVPLGEATAILNRTTYSEIIVEAQSVKDVNQVANTIQLIYGNELNVITVQQLIDTVSTITSGFSFLLIAVASISLFVGAVGIMAIMLSRVYQRIREIGIMKTLGLTTKDVLSIFLAESGIIGLIGGVLGIIVGLLGTSFIDVLSSITSSSASQQSSSFGGGFSGGRGGFRGGFGGAFASRGANSGVLFAFKPVISIEAILIALVVAIVVSLIAGIYPAWKASRLTVVEAIRRD; this is encoded by the coding sequence ATGAGCACGAATGGTTTAGATATTATGTGGTTGGCTTATAAGGGACTTGTATCGAGAAAAGCCATAGCAATTTTAGCTATTATAGCAGTTTTAATTGGGGTTGCTAGCGTTACCACTCTAGTAGCGTTCACGCAAGGAGTAAGTCAATCAATACTCTCAATAGTAGAATCTTTAGGTCCTAACACTATATTGATCTTTTCGGGGAGAGGCGAAGGCTTAACGCAAGCTACCGTAGCTACGCTTGAAAGCCTTCCTGGAGTTAGTGCGGTTTATCCAGTAGTGAGTGGTTTTGGAACGATAGATGTTGAAGGTCAATCAATGGGCGTATCTATTATTGGTATAAATAATTTGTCTCCAATTTTAGGTCAAGTAATTTTAGAGGACGGCACAACATATCCACCTGTCACAACTCCTGAAGCCGTAATAGGCTCAGAAGTTGCAAATCCCTTACCTGGGGTATATTTTTCTCCTGGAAGTACAATTACTGTCGAAATTTCTAGAGGATATAGTGTTCCGCTACAAGTAGTAGGCGTATTATCGCCGTCTGGTGCTAATCCTCTGTCTGATTCCTCAACTACAATATTTGTCCCTTTAGGTGAAGCTACAGCTATCTTGAACAGAACTACATATAGCGAAATCATAGTAGAAGCTCAGTCAGTAAAAGATGTAAATCAAGTAGCCAATACGATTCAGCTTATTTACGGAAACGAACTTAATGTTATAACCGTTCAGCAATTAATAGACACTGTATCTACTATTACTTCTGGTTTTAGTTTCCTGTTAATAGCTGTAGCTTCGATCTCTCTTTTTGTTGGGGCTGTTGGCATTATGGCAATAATGTTAAGCAGAGTATACCAGAGAATTAGAGAAATAGGTATAATGAAAACTTTAGGATTAACTACTAAGGATGTTTTAAGCATATTTTTAGCCGAGTCCGGGATTATTGGTCTTATAGGTGGGGTTTTAGGAATTATCGTCGGACTATTAGGAACCTCATTTATAGATGTACTCTCTTCAATCACATCTTCCTCAGCTTCTCAACAAAGCTCCTCATTCGGAGGTGGTTTTTCTGGAGGCAGAGGGGGATTTAGAGGAGGGTTTGGTGGTGCGTTTGCATCTAGAGGTGCCAATTCTGGAGTATTATTTGCTTTTAAACCAGTTATTTCTATTGAAGCAATTCTAATAGCGCTAGTAGTAGCCATAGTAGTTAGCTTGATAGCTGGAATTTATCCCGCTTGGAAAGCTTCAAGATTAACAGTAGTAGAGGCTATTAGGAGGGATTAA
- a CDS encoding glutamate synthase translates to MMEYTPSGCGVLGVLRKRNAPKIGGEAVVRGIDRVRYRGSDKGAGFAVFNLHDRNYYVIKTFYKGNPNELKEILSDYGIYVKDIKYDYVRSNLCDCNVITLGDINEIKKAIRNVNEILWNQDRKGRIYSIGSSLQVFKGVGYPIEVAKKYNVENLEGDLWLAHTRQPTNSPGYFPFWSHPFSTFNIAIVHNGDVSSFGANVEYLRSRGLSSFVGTDSEVIAFLFEELLSEGLTIEEVVNIIINPSRRFNGLPNHVDYLYRNSRLDGPFTAIIGYDSGDDLYLIAIADRAKFRPAIVGEDDYYYYVASEENEIREISPKAKVWTLKPGSYFIASINKGVISYGRNEEELGSFSPPPVMVPENYDINAYDIGYKDLNYEILKLAISGKKEITVANVMGHRYIGINLPAKVIQGLRINLYGVVGNCLANLNEGNNFYVYGNVADDCCDTMHGGKVVIYGDARDVLGQAFQNGRIYVRGNAGNRVGIQMREYKDKKPYLIIGGMVDDYLGEYMAGGAIVVFGKNMRREPVGNFVGSGMVGGKIYIRGRVSPEKIGLQPPKQEINKFLKALLLKNLITEDQYNSLSREEYIDLIDKLEGNAKEYAKKLFEEKIGMPHYEYRELSEEEFKDLLPIIEDYSNEMNDHSFLELLKEKFTIITARKLK, encoded by the coding sequence ATAATGGAATATACCCCTTCTGGTTGTGGTGTTCTAGGTGTTTTAAGAAAGAGGAATGCCCCTAAGATTGGGGGTGAAGCTGTAGTAAGAGGGATAGATAGAGTAAGATATAGGGGAAGTGATAAAGGAGCTGGATTTGCTGTTTTTAATCTTCATGATAGGAACTATTACGTTATAAAGACGTTCTATAAAGGTAATCCTAATGAATTAAAAGAGATTCTTTCGGATTACGGAATTTACGTAAAGGATATTAAGTATGATTATGTTAGGTCAAACCTCTGCGACTGTAACGTTATTACTTTAGGAGATATTAACGAGATAAAGAAGGCTATAAGAAACGTTAATGAAATTTTATGGAACCAAGATAGGAAGGGAAGAATATATAGTATAGGTAGTTCTCTTCAAGTGTTTAAGGGTGTTGGATATCCTATCGAAGTGGCTAAGAAGTATAATGTGGAAAATTTGGAGGGTGATTTATGGTTAGCTCATACTAGACAGCCCACTAATTCACCAGGCTATTTTCCTTTCTGGTCGCATCCATTCTCTACATTTAATATAGCAATAGTGCATAATGGTGACGTAAGTTCTTTTGGAGCTAACGTGGAGTATCTAAGATCAAGAGGGTTGAGTAGTTTCGTTGGAACGGATAGTGAAGTGATAGCGTTTTTATTTGAAGAATTATTATCAGAAGGGTTAACTATCGAAGAAGTTGTGAATATTATTATAAATCCTTCAAGAAGATTTAACGGGTTGCCAAATCACGTAGATTACTTGTATAGGAATTCCAGGCTAGATGGTCCGTTTACCGCAATTATAGGTTATGATTCTGGTGATGATTTATACTTAATTGCGATAGCTGATAGGGCTAAGTTCAGACCCGCTATAGTGGGAGAGGACGATTATTATTATTATGTAGCAAGCGAGGAGAATGAGATAAGGGAAATAAGTCCTAAAGCTAAGGTATGGACTCTTAAGCCTGGATCATACTTTATAGCGTCGATTAACAAAGGAGTTATTTCTTATGGTAGAAACGAGGAAGAATTAGGATCATTTTCTCCTCCACCCGTTATGGTCCCAGAAAACTATGACATAAACGCGTACGATATAGGGTACAAGGATCTAAATTACGAAATTTTGAAATTAGCAATATCTGGGAAGAAAGAGATAACAGTTGCAAATGTTATGGGGCATAGGTATATTGGGATAAATTTACCTGCTAAGGTCATACAAGGACTTAGAATTAATCTTTATGGTGTTGTAGGCAATTGTTTAGCTAATCTTAATGAGGGAAACAACTTTTACGTATATGGTAATGTAGCAGATGATTGTTGTGATACGATGCATGGCGGAAAGGTGGTAATATATGGTGATGCGAGAGACGTTTTAGGTCAAGCTTTTCAAAATGGTAGAATTTACGTTAGAGGTAATGCAGGAAATAGAGTAGGTATTCAGATGAGGGAATATAAAGATAAAAAACCATATCTAATAATCGGTGGAATGGTCGATGATTACTTAGGAGAATACATGGCGGGAGGAGCTATAGTCGTCTTTGGCAAGAATATGAGAAGGGAACCCGTAGGAAATTTTGTAGGAAGCGGCATGGTAGGAGGGAAAATCTATATAAGGGGCAGGGTTTCCCCAGAAAAGATCGGACTTCAGCCACCAAAGCAAGAAATTAATAAGTTTTTAAAGGCTCTGCTACTAAAAAATCTTATAACGGAAGATCAGTATAACTCTCTCAGTAGGGAGGAGTACATTGATTTAATAGATAAGTTGGAGGGTAATGCTAAGGAGTATGCCAAGAAGTTGTTCGAAGAGAAAATTGGAATGCCTCATTACGAATATAGAGAATTGTCGGAGGAAGAATTCAAAGACCTATTACCAATAATTGAGGATTACTCAAATGAAATGAATGACCATTCATTTCTTGAGTTATTAAAAGAGAAGTTCACTATAATAACAGCTAGGAAATTAAAGTGA
- a CDS encoding glycosyltransferase family 2 protein — protein MVKIIIPVGPSDNLDWVKKSVFSAISQPVDGVIVYDNSERRDINEFFESLKDKIIYVKDERMKKVNMAKLRNKMLKLANDKYIIMLDSDVVIPKDYSKRLIDKLEKGVVFTWMHYAYSEDEVDKHLSVNEHNPNLGCSGLNREVIKEFDERYERDEDVWLYAKLKKSGYIVEPADGRCLHLNKVHARLDFSSSIKEARRNLWRSKYDIMLMFDGLIDFTFLTGYAYYGSYYILGLLSGLIFPPLAVLYIPLIGYGIRYYGGVRKFLLNLIPGLALALSSPYGLWYNLVNKRK, from the coding sequence ATGGTTAAGATTATAATACCTGTCGGTCCTTCTGACAATCTAGATTGGGTAAAAAAGTCCGTATTTTCAGCTATATCTCAACCTGTTGATGGAGTAATAGTTTATGACAATAGTGAAAGAAGAGATATAAATGAATTTTTTGAGAGCCTTAAGGACAAAATAATTTATGTCAAGGACGAGAGAATGAAGAAAGTTAATATGGCTAAGTTGAGAAATAAGATGCTTAAGCTTGCTAATGATAAATACATAATAATGTTGGATAGTGATGTGGTTATACCTAAAGATTATTCTAAGAGACTTATAGATAAGCTAGAGAAAGGAGTTGTCTTTACTTGGATGCATTATGCTTATTCAGAGGATGAAGTAGACAAACATTTATCAGTAAATGAGCATAATCCAAATTTAGGTTGTAGTGGGTTAAACAGAGAAGTAATAAAGGAATTTGACGAGAGATATGAGAGAGATGAAGACGTATGGCTTTATGCTAAACTAAAAAAATCTGGGTACATAGTAGAACCGGCAGATGGTAGATGTCTCCATCTTAACAAGGTTCATGCTAGACTAGATTTCTCCTCATCTATCAAGGAGGCTAGGAGGAACTTGTGGAGAAGTAAATATGATATAATGTTGATGTTTGACGGGCTAATAGATTTCACTTTTTTGACTGGCTATGCATACTATGGTAGCTATTATATTCTAGGACTACTATCTGGCTTAATTTTTCCACCTTTAGCAGTCCTATACATTCCTTTGATAGGATATGGTATACGTTATTATGGTGGTGTTAGGAAATTCTTATTAAATCTAATACCAGGCTTAGCACTAGCTTTATCCTCTCCTTACGGATTATGGTACAATTTGGTCAATAAGAGAAAGTAA
- a CDS encoding CARDB domain-containing protein — MSVLVIFSLLFSLSNLTNTASEASAGYFTTSSQWLVSPPYVAPGEKLVPLQVTLVYHGYTNITNVQIYPVESSPFIVTSNTQTYSFPIIIPGQEYTLTFIGNITPNIPLGVYDFYIQVYYTINGIEQVQDVTVQIPIMGYLQFYAQSSISGIVFPGEHDLPVILTIFNTGNTNAYNVTLFTNSTYPIDFMAKVTHIPIIQAGSSYSVQLTANIYNNASIGTYQIPLTILAYGKYYSLNVSISINSNQSIEGEILNPNIILSEGPNSKGVTFQLSLIYTGPVNIESYSVELLLPKGITNVTGGSAIYFFGGLLQPESEVSIPINININNVSLGSYSIPVKIVWNAIEGEGSVVSITQYSSFSLTLLGTSNIQVVPSSSLLYAGTVNNITLNIRNTGNGNIYNLSIMPSTSVSILNTLPKISLLKPNQTVDIPLQIYVPSSLQGGSIQLSITIDYLNSIYQQSQYQEQIGFYVTQIVPSNPIIASVNETLIIPGESNSDDIVLVNTLNETLYNISVILTSPLYINATLFNIPALKPNSLYFIPITLLSQDSGIYSISVSITFYQENIQRQEELSIPIYVEQINSPSIPILISFNTSTILEGQTQDLELKISNILNEPLYNVTVSLSTQGQIYLNDTNIIIPVLKPLQNLEFPIQVYTSTSGIVSLQATVTYYQSGQLKTFNELLNTLSAGSVNIVITGISSVPTIATPGGIVSITATIYNFGTGPANGLTVTVYPPRGIQVIGENTYYIGNLGSDTSSTFTFAFKILNTTTPGRYTIPIVYTYTNNIGQVIHSNSSITLTIANSSGFFRTTSAKDRGIAIDLPLIIILVIIVIIIVIIAIYLLRVRR; from the coding sequence CCACCGTACGTAGCACCTGGAGAGAAACTAGTCCCATTGCAAGTTACACTAGTTTATCACGGTTATACAAATATAACTAACGTTCAGATATATCCAGTGGAGTCTTCACCATTTATTGTAACCTCTAATACTCAAACTTACTCTTTCCCGATTATAATACCTGGACAAGAATACACTTTGACCTTCATAGGTAATATCACGCCTAATATACCGTTAGGAGTATACGACTTTTACATTCAAGTTTATTACACTATTAACGGGATAGAACAAGTTCAAGACGTGACTGTTCAAATCCCTATAATGGGGTATTTACAATTCTATGCACAATCTTCAATTTCCGGAATAGTCTTTCCTGGAGAACATGACTTACCGGTAATACTAACAATATTTAACACAGGTAACACTAATGCCTATAACGTAACCTTATTTACTAATAGTACGTATCCGATAGATTTCATGGCTAAAGTTACTCATATACCAATAATACAAGCAGGATCCTCTTATTCTGTTCAACTGACAGCTAACATATATAATAATGCGAGTATTGGTACTTATCAGATTCCTCTAACAATTTTGGCATATGGGAAATATTATTCATTAAATGTATCGATTTCGATAAACAGTAATCAAAGCATCGAAGGAGAAATCCTAAATCCAAATATTATATTAAGCGAAGGACCAAACAGTAAAGGAGTTACCTTTCAATTATCCTTAATTTATACTGGTCCAGTTAATATAGAGAGTTACTCAGTAGAACTATTACTACCTAAGGGTATAACGAATGTGACCGGAGGAAGCGCTATTTACTTTTTCGGAGGACTACTACAACCGGAATCAGAAGTATCTATACCAATAAATATTAATATTAATAACGTATCATTAGGTTCTTATTCTATTCCAGTTAAAATCGTTTGGAATGCTATTGAAGGCGAGGGTTCAGTAGTCAGTATAACTCAGTATTCATCATTCTCCTTGACACTATTAGGTACTTCAAACATCCAAGTAGTTCCTTCATCATCCCTTCTCTATGCCGGAACGGTAAATAATATTACCTTAAATATAAGGAACACTGGAAATGGGAACATATACAACTTGTCAATAATGCCCTCAACCTCAGTTTCAATATTGAATACTTTACCTAAAATTTCTTTACTTAAGCCAAATCAAACAGTAGATATACCTTTACAAATATACGTTCCTTCAAGTTTACAGGGAGGTAGTATACAGCTTAGCATAACTATAGACTACTTAAATTCTATATATCAACAATCTCAGTATCAAGAGCAAATAGGATTTTATGTTACTCAAATTGTTCCATCAAATCCAATAATAGCTAGCGTTAATGAGACTCTGATTATACCGGGTGAATCTAATAGTGATGATATTGTCTTAGTTAATACTCTGAACGAAACTCTCTATAACATCTCAGTTATTTTGACATCTCCACTATACATCAACGCAACTCTATTTAATATTCCAGCGTTAAAACCAAACTCCCTATATTTCATTCCTATAACATTATTATCTCAGGATTCTGGAATATATTCCATAAGTGTTTCTATTACATTTTATCAAGAAAATATTCAAAGGCAGGAAGAGTTATCTATTCCTATTTACGTAGAGCAGATAAATTCACCTTCAATTCCAATACTAATATCTTTCAATACTTCAACTATATTGGAAGGACAAACCCAGGATCTGGAGTTAAAAATATCTAATATCTTAAATGAGCCTCTCTACAACGTTACAGTATCGTTATCTACTCAAGGTCAAATTTACTTGAACGATACAAATATTATTATACCAGTTTTAAAGCCATTACAAAATCTTGAATTTCCTATCCAAGTTTACACCTCAACTTCCGGTATTGTAAGTTTACAAGCTACAGTAACTTATTACCAGTCTGGACAGCTAAAGACTTTTAACGAGTTATTAAACACTCTATCTGCAGGCTCAGTCAACATTGTGATTACCGGTATTTCATCTGTTCCAACAATAGCTACTCCAGGAGGAATAGTATCTATTACCGCTACTATATACAATTTTGGTACTGGTCCAGCAAATGGATTAACCGTTACTGTTTACCCACCTAGAGGAATACAAGTTATTGGAGAGAATACTTATTATATTGGGAACCTGGGATCTGATACTTCATCAACGTTTACATTTGCGTTTAAGATATTAAATACTACTACACCCGGAAGATATACTATTCCTATTGTTTACACGTATACTAACAATATAGGTCAAGTCATTCATTCTAATTCTAGCATAACGTTAACAATAGCTAATAGTAGTGGTTTCTTTAGAACTACAAGTGCTAAAGATAGGGGTATTGCTATTGATTTACCATTAATCATTATCTTAGTTATTATTGTGATTATTATAGTAATTATAGCCATTTATCTCCTTAGAGTTAGGAGGTGA
- a CDS encoding glycosyltransferase family 4 protein, giving the protein MREIKVAVIAHGLGMSKTYSGEGNVYKTVFEMLNEEKIQYIAVSFSKPYDLFLPSVYSLPFHLSKFDKYQRLLSYYTAKKVKPKLYINLSGVPLPLSNLAPHIIYAGAPSISNVPSKYNRSLIWKLYLLPFRTIVNRMKDEAKRAKIIANSRYSAKAIAEVYNIQEPEVIYPPVDVEFYSKAYNENSRDNAFLTIGRIERGKMLENSILLSAKTGIKGIIVGSLNEKSYMQKLIKLRNKLNADIEIYTNLGREELLKIMEKVKIYFHPTMGEHFGIPVIEAMSSGLIPIVPKESGAYEIVPEFSYSDIDEASKILKDLIEDKRDIEIRREMKKRSLGFDKVTFKNKFMSKILTLIS; this is encoded by the coding sequence ATGAGAGAAATAAAAGTTGCAGTAATTGCTCATGGTTTAGGAATGAGTAAAACTTACAGTGGAGAAGGAAATGTTTACAAAACAGTTTTTGAAATGTTAAATGAGGAAAAAATCCAGTACATTGCTGTTAGTTTTTCTAAACCTTATGACTTATTTTTGCCCTCAGTCTATTCCTTACCATTCCATTTGTCTAAATTTGATAAGTATCAAAGACTACTTTCTTACTATACAGCTAAAAAGGTAAAGCCTAAGTTATACATAAATTTATCAGGAGTCCCGTTACCTTTATCAAATCTTGCCCCACACATTATATATGCTGGAGCACCTTCGATTTCTAATGTACCTAGTAAATATAATAGATCACTCATATGGAAGCTATACCTACTTCCATTTAGGACAATAGTAAATAGAATGAAAGATGAAGCCAAGAGGGCTAAAATAATAGCTAATTCTAGATATTCAGCAAAGGCTATAGCTGAGGTATATAATATACAAGAGCCAGAAGTAATCTATCCTCCCGTTGATGTCGAGTTTTATTCTAAAGCATATAACGAGAATTCAAGAGATAACGCATTTCTAACCATAGGTAGAATAGAGAGAGGGAAAATGCTAGAGAATAGTATACTACTATCAGCAAAAACTGGTATTAAGGGAATTATAGTAGGATCTCTAAATGAGAAAAGCTATATGCAGAAACTGATTAAGCTGAGAAACAAGCTAAATGCCGATATAGAAATTTATACGAATCTAGGAAGAGAAGAGCTACTCAAGATTATGGAAAAGGTGAAGATATACTTTCACCCGACTATGGGAGAACACTTTGGCATACCGGTGATAGAGGCCATGTCCTCTGGCCTTATTCCCATTGTACCTAAGGAGAGTGGAGCATATGAAATAGTACCTGAATTTTCATATTCTGACATAGATGAGGCTTCCAAAATTTTAAAGGATCTAATAGAGGACAAGAGAGATATTGAAATTAGACGAGAGATGAAAAAGAGATCTCTAGGGTTCGATAAAGTCACGTTTAAGAATAAGTTTATGTCAAAAATTCTCACTTTAATTTCCTAG